GAAGGCGGCGACCTGCTCCTTCAATCGCTGGGCAGCCTGCTCAAAGCCAACGTGCGTGGCGAGGACGTGGCCTGCCGCTACGGTGGGGAGGAGTTCGCCTTGCTGCTGCCCGGAGCGGATTTGCATCAGACGGCGGCCCGTGCCGAACACATCCGTCAGGCCATTGAGGAATTGCAGATCAGCCATGTGGGGCAACCGCTTGGGAAGATCACGGCATCGATGGGCGTCGCCGCCTATCCTGTCCAGGGTGTCCAATTGGGTCACCTGTTGCGCGCTGCGGACTTCGCTCTGTATGCCGCCAAGCAGGAGGGACGCAACCGCATCAAGCTGTCCCAGCCGGGCTGAAGCTGGGAGACAGTACGCGTGGACCGTCAAGGTGGCTCCTGCGCTTCATCCCACACACCTAAGGCCTTCAGTAGGAGGTGAGCCGGACCAATTCGCGAAGCAGATCCTTGACGGTGACGATGCCCGTCAAGTGACCACGCTGATTGACCACCAGCAGCGCACTGATGTTGCGTTTGAGGAGATGCACGGCCGTCTCTTCTATGGAAGTCTCTTCATCTATTGTGATTAACGTTTGGGTCATGACGTCTTTCACCTTGATTTTCCCGACGTTTTGAACCAGTTCTCCGGATGATATTGCCGAACTGTCAGAGGGCCACGCTTCTTTCAAATCACGATCGCTCAAGATGCCCACCAGTTGACCCTCTTGGAGTACGGGGAGATGACGACATTGGCCCTGCCGCATCTTCATCAGCGCAATG
The sequence above is drawn from the Deinococcus hopiensis KR-140 genome and encodes:
- a CDS encoding CBS domain-containing protein; this encodes IALMKMRQGQCRHLPVLQEGQLVGILSDRDLKEAWPSDSSAISSGELVQNVGKIKVKDVMTQTLITIDEETSIEETAVHLLKRNISALLVVNQRGHLTGIVTVKDLLRELVRLTSY